In Cupriavidus basilensis, the following proteins share a genomic window:
- a CDS encoding LysR family transcriptional regulator translates to MPNPGTPTLDQLKVFLTVVDVGSFAGAARKLSRATSVISYTIANLENQLGVALFDRKTTKKPQLTEAGRTVLAEARTVTMGIDGLRAKVKGLLQGLEAEVHLALDVMLPASRVVDALKAFREAFPTVALHLHMEALGAVTQMVLDGSAAIGVSGPLGAGVAGIERIWIGDVMLRPVAAPGHPLASGSPNLPGAGRHHVQLVLSDRSALTRGKDFAVISTHTWRLGDLGAKHMLLREGIGWGNMPVPMVQEDLDSGRLVLLDLPDNHSNFYPFDAIYRTDTPPGPAASWLIERFSGQAAD, encoded by the coding sequence ATGCCAAATCCCGGTACGCCCACGCTGGATCAACTGAAAGTGTTCCTGACCGTGGTGGACGTCGGCAGCTTTGCCGGCGCGGCCCGCAAGCTCAGCCGGGCGACCTCGGTCATCAGCTATACGATCGCCAACCTGGAGAATCAGCTCGGCGTGGCGCTGTTCGACCGCAAGACCACCAAAAAGCCGCAGCTGACCGAGGCAGGCCGCACCGTGCTGGCTGAGGCGCGCACGGTCACCATGGGCATCGACGGGCTACGCGCGAAGGTCAAGGGCCTGCTGCAAGGCCTGGAGGCCGAGGTCCACCTGGCGCTGGACGTGATGCTGCCGGCATCCCGGGTGGTGGACGCGCTGAAGGCCTTTCGAGAGGCGTTTCCCACGGTAGCGCTGCACCTGCACATGGAAGCACTTGGCGCCGTGACGCAGATGGTGCTGGACGGCTCCGCCGCCATCGGCGTCAGCGGGCCGCTTGGCGCGGGCGTGGCGGGGATCGAGCGCATCTGGATCGGCGATGTGATGCTGCGGCCGGTTGCAGCGCCAGGCCATCCGTTGGCCAGCGGCAGCCCGAACCTGCCGGGTGCCGGACGGCATCATGTTCAACTGGTGCTGTCGGACCGCTCGGCGCTGACGCGCGGCAAGGATTTCGCGGTGATCAGCACGCATACCTGGCGCCTGGGCGATCTTGGCGCCAAGCACATGCTGCTGCGCGAAGGCATCGGCTGGGGCAATATGCCGGTGCCCATGGTGCAGGAAGATCTCGACTCGGGCCGCCTGGTGCTGCTCGACCTGCCCGACAATCACAGCAACTTCTACCCCTTCGATGCGATCTACCGCACCGACACGCCACCCGGCCCCGCGGCCTCGTGGCTGATCGAACGCTTCTCCGGCCAGGCAGCGGACTGA
- a CDS encoding cytochrome c biogenesis protein DipZ yields the protein MFLLILAYLGGALTILSPCILPVLPFVFSRADQPFVRSGLPLLAGMALTFAAVATLAAVGGGWVTQANQYGRWLAIALLAVFGLTLLLPRLAERLMHPLVSAGSRLSAFAQADGGQVRPGSSFLLGIATGLLWAPCAGPILGLVLTGAALRGASAGTTLLLVAYAAGAATSLAVALLIGGRVFTAMKRSLGAGEWVRRGIGAAMLLGVVAIGLGLDTGVLARVSTVATGGIEQQLVDKLSARQAQAGNGAAMATPSGAMMRATSLKTGESAAAALPVEGQLPGLGGAVEWLNSPPLTAEALRGKVVLVDFWTYSCINCLRTLPYVRAWAQKYRDQGLVVIGVHAPEFAFERNLDNVKKATRDLGIDYPVAVDNNYAIWRAFNNQYWPAHYFIDAQGQIRFHHFGEGEYAKSEQVIQQLLAQAGHADAAKVAMGISHADTQNVQGVQMAADEAEIQSGETYLGYERAQNFASPGGEAQDKAHTYTAPANPALNDWGLAGTWQVGAEHATLAGASGRIVYRFHARDLHLVLGPGKDGKPVRFRVSVDGGAPGSAHGTDVAADGSGTVTEQRLYQLVRQTGKVADRTFAIEFLDPGVEAYAFTFG from the coding sequence ATGTTCCTCCTTATCCTCGCCTACCTTGGTGGCGCGCTCACCATTCTCAGCCCGTGCATCCTGCCCGTGCTGCCCTTCGTCTTCTCACGGGCCGACCAGCCCTTTGTGCGCAGCGGCCTGCCGCTGCTGGCCGGCATGGCGCTGACCTTTGCGGCGGTGGCAACGCTGGCGGCAGTGGGCGGTGGCTGGGTAACCCAGGCCAACCAGTACGGACGCTGGCTGGCCATTGCCTTGCTGGCCGTGTTCGGCCTGACGCTGCTGCTGCCGCGCCTGGCCGAGCGGCTGATGCATCCGCTGGTCAGCGCGGGCAGCCGGCTCAGCGCGTTTGCGCAGGCCGATGGCGGGCAGGTCCGGCCCGGCTCGTCGTTCCTGCTCGGCATTGCCACGGGCCTGCTGTGGGCGCCGTGCGCTGGCCCGATCCTCGGCCTCGTGCTGACTGGTGCGGCGCTGCGCGGCGCCAGCGCCGGCACCACGCTGCTGCTGGTGGCCTACGCGGCCGGCGCGGCCACGTCCCTGGCGGTGGCCTTGCTGATCGGCGGCCGGGTCTTTACCGCGATGAAGCGCTCGCTGGGTGCGGGAGAATGGGTCCGGCGCGGCATTGGCGCGGCCATGTTGCTCGGCGTGGTTGCCATCGGGCTGGGGCTGGACACCGGTGTGCTGGCCCGCGTCTCGACCGTGGCCACGGGCGGCATCGAGCAGCAGCTGGTCGACAAGCTCTCCGCTAGACAGGCGCAAGCCGGCAACGGCGCGGCCATGGCCACGCCGTCCGGCGCGATGATGCGCGCAACCAGCCTGAAGACCGGCGAAAGCGCCGCCGCGGCACTCCCCGTGGAAGGCCAGCTGCCCGGGCTGGGCGGCGCCGTGGAGTGGCTGAACTCGCCGCCGCTCACGGCCGAGGCGCTGCGCGGCAAGGTGGTGCTGGTCGATTTCTGGACCTACTCGTGCATCAACTGCCTGCGCACCCTGCCCTATGTGAGGGCCTGGGCGCAGAAGTACCGCGACCAGGGGCTGGTGGTAATCGGCGTGCATGCGCCGGAGTTTGCCTTCGAGCGCAATCTCGACAACGTGAAGAAGGCCACGCGCGACCTCGGCATCGACTATCCCGTGGCGGTCGACAACAACTACGCGATCTGGCGCGCCTTCAACAACCAGTACTGGCCGGCGCACTATTTCATCGACGCGCAGGGGCAGATCCGCTTTCACCACTTCGGCGAAGGCGAGTACGCGAAATCCGAGCAGGTGATCCAGCAACTGCTGGCGCAAGCGGGCCACGCCGATGCGGCGAAGGTGGCCATGGGCATCAGCCATGCCGATACGCAAAACGTGCAAGGCGTGCAGATGGCTGCCGACGAAGCGGAAATCCAGTCCGGCGAAACCTACCTTGGCTATGAGCGGGCGCAGAACTTCGCCTCGCCCGGCGGCGAGGCGCAAGACAAGGCGCACACTTATACCGCACCCGCAAACCCCGCACTCAACGACTGGGGCCTGGCCGGCACCTGGCAGGTGGGTGCGGAGCACGCCACCCTGGCGGGCGCCTCCGGGCGGATCGTCTACCGCTTTCACGCGCGCGACCTGCATCTGGTGCTGGGGCCGGGCAAGGACGGCAAGCCAGTGCGGTTCCGGGTGAGCGTGGACGGCGGCGCACCAGGCAGCGCGCACGGCACCGATGTGGCGGCCGATGGCAGCGGCACGGTGACCGAGCAGCGGCTATACCAACTGGTGCGGCAGACGGGCAAGGTAGCCGATCGCACGTTTGCGATCGAATTCCTGGACCCCGGCGTGGAGGCTTACGCCTTTACCTTCGGTTGA
- the msrA gene encoding peptide-methionine (S)-S-oxide reductase MsrA, whose translation MTTQTSTGFSWWTRSSAAKVAGLVMLAAGLLAWQRVANSAEDAVKIPPPALDEKAGTAPTETAVFAGGCFWGVQGVFQHVRGVKQVTSGYAGGAASTAQYETVSGGDTGHAESVQVLFDPAQVSYGRLLQIFFSVAHNPTQLNFQGPDHGTQYRSAVFPLNAEQRSVAQAYIAQLGKANAFKAPIVTRIEDYKAFYPAESYHQNFLTRHPSHPYIVINDMPKIGYLKQMFPDLYRNDPVLLKVAGS comes from the coding sequence ATGACCACGCAAACTTCAACCGGTTTCTCCTGGTGGACGCGTTCGTCCGCCGCAAAAGTCGCTGGCCTCGTCATGCTGGCGGCAGGCCTGCTGGCCTGGCAGCGCGTGGCCAACTCGGCGGAAGACGCCGTCAAGATCCCACCGCCCGCGCTCGATGAAAAAGCCGGCACGGCGCCAACGGAAACGGCCGTGTTCGCCGGCGGCTGCTTCTGGGGCGTGCAAGGCGTGTTCCAGCACGTGCGCGGCGTGAAGCAGGTCACGTCCGGCTATGCCGGCGGCGCGGCCAGCACGGCCCAGTACGAGACCGTCAGCGGCGGGGATACCGGGCATGCGGAGTCGGTACAGGTCCTGTTCGACCCGGCGCAGGTCAGCTACGGCCGCCTGCTGCAGATCTTCTTCTCTGTTGCGCACAACCCTACCCAGCTCAACTTCCAGGGTCCGGACCACGGCACGCAGTACCGCTCGGCGGTGTTCCCGCTCAATGCCGAGCAACGCAGCGTGGCGCAGGCCTATATCGCGCAACTGGGCAAGGCCAATGCGTTCAAGGCACCCATCGTCACCCGCATCGAGGACTACAAGGCCTTCTACCCGGCGGAGAGCTATCACCAGAATTTCCTGACCCGCCATCCTTCGCATCCATACATCGTCATCAACGACATGCCCAAGATCGGCTACCTGAAGCAGATGTTTCCCGACCTGTATCGCAACGACCCGGTACTGCTGAAGGTGGCGGGCTCGTGA
- a CDS encoding MFS transporter, producing MNTAALTKPAGAAAADPASDAELFRKITWRLLPLLCVCYVFNYLDRTNVGYAQLQMREDLGFGDAVFGLGASIFFLGYALFEVPSNLMLAKIGVRATLLRIMGLWGLASAAMIFVSTPTQFYALRFLIGVLEAGFAPGVLYYFTLWYPSRRRAQVTALFFMAYGAAPIVAGPLAGLVMTFLNGAWSLQGWQWLFLLEGIPSALLGILAFFILSDGPAQARWLSAPERQRVVRLLEEDQAANGIRAAHGFGAAMRDRRVWMLGLISFLAILGIYALSFWQPTLLKMMGLSVLQVGFYAVVPAVTGIAASIVVGRHSDRTGERRWHFAVAALVGALGLSLTTLFMHNPLAAVLCLALSSAGISSAFTILWSVPGSILADRGAAAGIAMISTIGSSAGLVAPVMVGAIKAATGGFTVSLYILSAALVLAALLFVLAFPMRMAARETRPARQALPRRASRLKRPAP from the coding sequence ATGAACACCGCCGCCCTCACCAAGCCGGCCGGCGCGGCCGCCGCCGATCCGGCCAGCGACGCCGAACTGTTCCGCAAGATCACATGGCGGCTGCTGCCGCTGCTATGCGTGTGCTATGTCTTCAATTACCTGGACCGGACCAACGTTGGCTATGCGCAGTTGCAGATGCGCGAGGACCTCGGCTTTGGCGATGCCGTCTTTGGCCTGGGCGCGAGCATCTTCTTTCTCGGCTATGCGCTGTTCGAGGTGCCCAGCAACCTGATGCTGGCGAAGATCGGCGTGCGGGCCACGCTGCTGCGCATCATGGGACTGTGGGGACTGGCGAGCGCGGCCATGATCTTCGTGAGCACACCCACGCAATTCTATGCGTTGCGGTTCCTGATCGGCGTGCTGGAGGCCGGGTTCGCGCCGGGGGTGCTGTACTACTTCACGCTCTGGTACCCGTCGCGCCGCCGGGCACAGGTGACGGCGCTGTTCTTCATGGCGTATGGCGCCGCGCCGATCGTGGCCGGGCCGCTGGCGGGCCTGGTGATGACGTTCCTCAACGGCGCGTGGTCCTTGCAGGGGTGGCAGTGGCTGTTCCTGCTGGAGGGGATACCGAGCGCGCTGCTGGGCATCCTGGCCTTCTTCATCCTGTCGGACGGTCCCGCGCAGGCACGGTGGCTCAGCGCCCCTGAGCGGCAACGTGTCGTCCGGCTGCTGGAGGAGGACCAGGCCGCCAATGGCATCCGCGCGGCCCACGGCTTTGGCGCCGCGATGCGCGACCGGCGCGTGTGGATGCTCGGCCTGATTTCGTTTCTCGCCATCCTGGGCATCTACGCCTTGTCGTTCTGGCAGCCCACGCTGTTGAAGATGATGGGGCTGAGCGTGCTGCAGGTGGGGTTTTACGCGGTGGTGCCGGCTGTCACCGGGATTGCGGCGTCCATCGTCGTGGGGCGCCATTCGGACCGCACGGGGGAGCGGCGCTGGCATTTTGCCGTGGCGGCGCTGGTTGGCGCGCTGGGCTTGTCGCTCACCACGCTGTTCATGCACAACCCGCTGGCGGCGGTGCTGTGCCTGGCGCTGTCGTCGGCAGGCATCTCCAGCGCCTTCACGATTCTCTGGTCCGTGCCGGGCAGCATCCTGGCGGACCGGGGCGCGGCTGCCGGCATCGCCATGATCAGCACGATCGGCAGCAGCGCGGGCCTGGTGGCGCCGGTCATGGTGGGCGCCATCAAGGCCGCCACCGGAGGCTTCACGGTTAGCCTGTACATCCTCAGCGCGGCCCTGGTGCTGGCCGCGCTGCTCTTCGTGCTGGCGTTTCCCATGCGCATGGCCGCGCGTGAAACCCGCCCCGCGCGTCAGGCGTTGCCGCGGCGCGCATCCAGGCTGAAGCGGCCCGCACCGTAG
- a CDS encoding DoxX family protein — protein MSQAAQLNAQTNAHADTPAAAGVAVLGRVLISAIFLLSGASKLAAPAAMIGYIQSVGLPLPQVALAIAIAVEVVGGIALVLGYRTRLVAAILAVFSVATALAFHANLADQNQFIHFFKNIAMAGGLLQIVVYGAGRFSLDARRGNA, from the coding sequence ATGTCCCAAGCCGCCCAACTCAACGCCCAGACGAACGCCCACGCCGACACACCCGCCGCAGCCGGCGTGGCAGTGCTGGGCCGTGTCCTGATCAGCGCCATCTTCCTGCTCTCCGGTGCGTCCAAGCTGGCCGCGCCGGCCGCCATGATCGGCTACATCCAGTCGGTCGGCCTGCCGCTGCCGCAAGTGGCGCTGGCCATTGCCATCGCCGTGGAAGTGGTGGGCGGCATCGCCCTGGTGCTGGGATACCGCACCCGCCTGGTAGCTGCCATCCTGGCCGTCTTTAGCGTGGCGACCGCGCTGGCCTTCCATGCCAACCTGGCGGACCAGAACCAGTTCATCCACTTCTTCAAGAACATCGCGATGGCCGGCGGCCTGCTGCAGATCGTGGTCTACGGTGCGGGCCGCTTCAGCCTGGATGCGCGCCGCGGCAACGCCTGA
- a CDS encoding sensor histidine kinase yields MSLDLGLNLSRRLTLTQRLSLVFSVLLLACCGASAWLQVRSNDMREKEVIQDLSRGLAGHIARNASLMDANGLKPDALRRLFGQLMVVNPSVEVYLLDSQGRIQGHDAPAGHLQRQQVDLKPVQRLLAGEPLPILGDDPRSAGGRKVFSAAPLRVGGAEPAGYIYVVLLGEAHDELAARASANSVLRTTLWSMGLVALLGLLAGLMAFGLITRPLRRLTEAMRRFDADGAPETQPRVPRSPRGNARDEIVALEAAFAQMADRIAEQWRALTKQDQERRELVANISHDLRTPLTSLHGYLETLSLKADTLSEAERQRYLAIALAQSVKVGRLAQSLFELARLEHGIVQPALEDFSLVDLVQDVFQKFELPAEARHVRLRAGIPQRLPAVTADLGMIERVLTNLLDNAIRHTPAEGAIDVDLALRDGKVAVTVSDTGPGIPAELRESLFQRPFSAGGAHRGGGLGLLIVQRMLQLHHSQIRLVERAGSGTVFSFELPVSSVAAGNAR; encoded by the coding sequence GTGAGCCTTGACCTTGGACTGAACCTGAGCCGCCGCCTGACCCTGACGCAGCGGCTGTCCCTGGTGTTTTCCGTGCTGCTGCTGGCCTGCTGCGGCGCCTCCGCTTGGCTGCAGGTCCGCTCCAACGACATGCGCGAAAAGGAGGTCATCCAGGACCTGTCGCGCGGGCTGGCCGGCCATATCGCGCGCAATGCATCGCTGATGGACGCCAACGGGCTCAAGCCGGATGCGTTGCGCCGCCTGTTCGGCCAGTTGATGGTGGTGAACCCGAGCGTAGAGGTGTACCTGCTGGACAGCCAGGGCCGGATCCAGGGGCACGATGCGCCGGCCGGGCACCTGCAGCGCCAGCAGGTCGACCTCAAGCCGGTGCAGCGCCTGCTGGCCGGCGAGCCGCTGCCTATCCTTGGGGACGATCCGCGCAGCGCGGGCGGGCGCAAGGTGTTCAGCGCCGCGCCGCTGCGCGTGGGCGGTGCCGAGCCCGCCGGCTACATCTACGTGGTGCTGCTGGGCGAGGCGCATGACGAACTGGCGGCGCGTGCCTCCGCCAACTCGGTGCTGCGCACCACGCTGTGGTCGATGGGGCTGGTGGCGCTGCTGGGCTTGCTGGCGGGGTTGATGGCGTTCGGCCTCATCACGCGGCCGCTGCGCCGCCTGACCGAAGCGATGCGGCGGTTTGATGCCGATGGCGCGCCCGAGACGCAGCCGCGCGTGCCGCGCTCGCCGCGCGGCAATGCACGCGATGAAATCGTCGCGCTGGAAGCGGCCTTCGCGCAAATGGCGGACCGCATCGCCGAGCAATGGCGCGCGCTGACCAAGCAGGACCAGGAGCGGCGCGAGCTGGTTGCCAATATTTCCCATGACCTGCGCACGCCGCTGACCTCGCTGCACGGCTACCTGGAAACGCTGTCGCTCAAGGCCGATACGCTCAGCGAGGCCGAGCGCCAGCGCTACCTGGCCATCGCGCTGGCGCAAAGCGTCAAGGTGGGGCGGCTGGCGCAATCGCTCTTTGAGCTGGCGCGGCTGGAGCACGGCATCGTGCAGCCGGCGCTGGAGGATTTCTCCCTGGTGGACCTGGTGCAGGACGTGTTCCAGAAGTTCGAGCTGCCGGCCGAGGCGCGTCATGTGCGGCTGCGTGCCGGCATCCCGCAGCGCCTGCCCGCCGTCACGGCCGATCTTGGCATGATCGAGCGCGTGCTGACCAACCTGCTGGATAACGCGATCCGCCATACGCCGGCCGAAGGCGCCATCGATGTCGATCTCGCCCTGCGCGACGGCAAGGTGGCGGTCACCGTCAGCGATACCGGCCCCGGCATTCCGGCGGAACTGCGCGAGAGCCTGTTCCAGCGGCCGTTCAGCGCCGGCGGCGCGCATCGCGGCGGCGGGCTGGGGCTGTTGATCGTGCAGCGCATGCTGCAGCTGCATCACAGCCAGATCCGGCTGGTGGAGCGCGCCGGCAGTGGTACGGTGTTCAGCTTTGAGTTGCCGGTGTCCAGCGTCGCTGCCGGCAATGCCCGCTAG
- the msrB gene encoding peptide-methionine (R)-S-oxide reductase MsrB, with protein MGSRRRFLVSGSAAVAALAAVSGWRALAAGPANATNTANTANAGKPAEAFEVVRSDAQWRQMLSASQYNVLRQEGTERPYSSPLNDEHRAGIFACAGCQLDLFSSRTKFDSRTGWPSFWAPLENAVRTNEDRSFGISRTEVHCRRCGGHLGHVFDDGPKPTGLRYCMNGVAMTFKPQAA; from the coding sequence ATGGGAAGCAGAAGGCGCTTTTTGGTATCGGGCAGTGCCGCCGTGGCGGCGCTCGCGGCCGTTAGCGGCTGGCGCGCGCTGGCCGCCGGCCCGGCAAATGCGACGAACACGGCGAACACGGCGAACGCGGGCAAGCCCGCCGAAGCCTTCGAGGTAGTGCGCTCCGACGCCCAGTGGCGCCAGATGCTCAGCGCAAGCCAGTACAACGTGCTGCGCCAGGAAGGCACGGAGCGGCCCTACAGCAGCCCGCTCAACGATGAGCATCGCGCCGGCATCTTCGCCTGCGCCGGATGCCAGCTCGACCTGTTCTCGTCGCGCACCAAGTTCGACAGCCGCACCGGCTGGCCCAGCTTCTGGGCGCCGCTGGAGAACGCCGTACGCACGAACGAGGACCGCTCCTTCGGCATATCGCGCACGGAAGTGCACTGCCGGCGCTGCGGCGGTCACCTGGGCCATGTGTTCGACGACGGCCCCAAGCCGACCGGGCTGCGCTACTGCATGAACGGCGTGGCGATGACGTTCAAGCCGCAAGCCGCCTGA
- a CDS encoding cupin domain-containing protein, with protein MALDGGTPGDSIQVGQLHIQYLIDGAAAGGMGVFELTVPPGAQVPPAHSHTHNEECVYVLAGRLRYAVDGVARDLAPGEWMHTPRGSVHQFSNPHGDAARALVVLTPDIGAQYFRDVADVVNAGAPPDRAALVAVMSRYGLIPAAPPAAPG; from the coding sequence ATGGCGCTTGATGGCGGGACTCCGGGCGATTCGATCCAGGTGGGTCAGTTGCACATCCAGTACCTGATCGATGGTGCGGCGGCGGGTGGGATGGGTGTATTCGAGTTGACGGTGCCGCCCGGCGCGCAGGTGCCGCCAGCGCACAGCCACACGCACAACGAAGAGTGCGTCTATGTGCTGGCGGGCCGGCTCCGGTACGCTGTCGATGGGGTGGCCCGAGACCTGGCGCCGGGAGAGTGGATGCATACCCCGCGCGGATCGGTGCATCAGTTCAGCAACCCGCACGGCGACGCGGCTCGCGCACTGGTTGTTCTCACGCCGGACATCGGGGCCCAGTACTTCCGCGACGTCGCCGATGTCGTCAATGCCGGCGCGCCACCCGACCGCGCGGCGCTGGTTGCGGTCATGTCCCGCTACGGGCTAATACCGGCAGCACCACCGGCAGCACCGGGTTAA
- a CDS encoding CHAT domain-containing protein — protein MPRNYSELEIVIDSDGDARYAVEARHRVPEGDAITPRVPLALSPDAPALRDADPQVCGRALAACLFAAPVVRDAFVTAQNAADERRLDLRVRLRISVQACELHALPWETLFDPAGEHPLFIGQRCFFSRYLFAREMRLPKLRAKSDVTALVVVSNPSGLGQEMVPIDAAGEAARASAALAPVPVTVLAEPGCATVERILGGLRDGVDVLYLVCHGALVDDEPMLWLERMDGTRDLVAGSVLVNHIGALERPPSLVVLCSCQSAGTGAARGGSTLMALGPLLAQAGVPAVLAMQGNVSVATMAAFMPVFFAELRDHGEVDRAAGVARAAVSQYPDWWMPAVFTRLDSGRIFYPPGFGPDDGDGADAWRAVIENIQHGETTPILGPAMSETVFGSRLKLAQMWAEAYHFPMAAHERDELPQVAQYLAVSQQGVFPRRLFFKFAYQHLSQQYRDILPAELSALRNEDIIAQLGEVVCAVGRAQRQQDPHNPYRAMARLKLPVYLTTDPSDLLADALREGGADPGIRLCRWNRQAQACDDALAEGRKRANPTPQTPMVLKLFGDLREPGSLVLTEDQYFDYLTSVSTNGTAIPLAVRARLNDSALLFVGFDVQSWEFRILFRSILNLEGADLRQEYQHLSAQLDPNSIVDPVSARRYLERYFQDKARLKLYWGDVGMFTAELLRRLEA, from the coding sequence ATGCCACGCAACTACTCCGAGCTAGAGATCGTCATCGACAGCGATGGCGATGCCAGGTACGCGGTGGAAGCCCGCCATCGGGTGCCGGAGGGCGACGCCATCACGCCGCGCGTGCCGCTGGCGTTGTCGCCGGATGCGCCGGCGCTGCGCGATGCGGATCCGCAGGTATGCGGGCGCGCACTGGCCGCCTGCCTGTTTGCCGCGCCGGTCGTGCGCGATGCCTTTGTCACTGCGCAGAACGCCGCGGATGAGCGGCGCCTGGACCTGCGCGTGCGCCTGCGCATCAGCGTGCAGGCGTGCGAGCTGCATGCGCTGCCCTGGGAGACCTTGTTCGACCCGGCCGGCGAGCACCCTCTGTTCATTGGGCAACGGTGCTTTTTCTCGCGCTACCTGTTTGCGCGTGAGATGCGCCTGCCCAAGCTGCGCGCCAAGAGCGACGTGACGGCGCTGGTGGTCGTGTCAAACCCGAGCGGCCTGGGCCAGGAGATGGTGCCGATCGATGCCGCGGGCGAAGCCGCGCGTGCCAGCGCCGCGCTGGCCCCGGTGCCCGTGACCGTGCTGGCCGAGCCAGGGTGCGCCACGGTTGAACGCATCCTTGGCGGCTTGCGCGACGGCGTGGACGTGCTCTACCTGGTCTGCCACGGGGCGCTGGTGGACGATGAGCCCATGCTATGGCTCGAACGCATGGACGGCACCCGCGACCTGGTGGCTGGCAGCGTGCTGGTGAACCACATCGGCGCGCTGGAACGCCCGCCCAGCCTGGTGGTGCTGTGCTCGTGCCAGAGCGCTGGCACAGGGGCCGCACGCGGCGGCAGCACGCTGATGGCGCTGGGTCCGTTGCTGGCGCAGGCTGGCGTGCCTGCCGTGCTGGCCATGCAGGGCAATGTGAGCGTGGCCACCATGGCCGCCTTCATGCCGGTGTTCTTTGCTGAACTGCGCGACCACGGCGAAGTGGACCGTGCCGCGGGCGTTGCGCGCGCCGCCGTCAGCCAGTATCCGGATTGGTGGATGCCGGCGGTATTCACGCGCCTGGACAGTGGCCGGATCTTCTACCCGCCGGGCTTCGGTCCCGACGACGGCGACGGTGCCGACGCCTGGCGCGCCGTCATCGAGAACATCCAGCACGGCGAGACCACGCCGATCCTCGGGCCCGCCATGAGCGAGACGGTGTTCGGCTCGCGCCTGAAACTGGCGCAGATGTGGGCCGAGGCCTATCACTTCCCGATGGCGGCGCACGAGCGCGACGAGTTGCCGCAGGTGGCGCAGTACCTGGCCGTGTCCCAGCAAGGCGTGTTTCCGCGGCGGCTCTTTTTCAAGTTTGCCTACCAGCACCTGAGCCAGCAGTACCGCGACATCCTGCCGGCCGAGCTGTCGGCGCTGCGCAACGAAGACATCATCGCCCAGCTTGGCGAAGTGGTTTGCGCCGTGGGGCGCGCGCAGCGCCAGCAAGACCCCCACAACCCCTACCGCGCCATGGCGCGGCTCAAGCTGCCGGTCTACCTGACGACGGACCCGAGCGACCTGCTTGCCGACGCGTTGCGCGAGGGCGGCGCCGATCCCGGCATCCGCCTGTGCCGCTGGAACCGCCAGGCGCAGGCCTGCGACGACGCGCTGGCCGAAGGCCGCAAGCGTGCCAATCCCACCCCGCAGACGCCGATGGTGCTCAAGCTGTTTGGCGACCTGCGCGAGCCCGGCTCGCTGGTGCTGACCGAGGACCAGTACTTCGACTACCTCACCAGCGTATCGACGAACGGCACCGCCATCCCGCTGGCCGTACGCGCGCGCCTGAACGACAGCGCGCTGCTGTTCGTCGGCTTCGACGTGCAGTCGTGGGAATTCCGCATCCTGTTTCGCAGCATCCTCAACCTGGAGGGCGCGGACCTGCGCCAGGAGTACCAGCACCTCTCGGCGCAGCTGGACCCCAACAGCATCGTCGACCCGGTGAGCGCGCGGCGCTACCTGGAGCGCTACTTCCAGGACAAGGCGCGGCTCAAGCTGTACTGGGGCGACGTGGGCATGTTCACCGCCGAACTGCTGCGGCGCCTGGAGGCCTGA
- a CDS encoding response regulator transcription factor, whose protein sequence is MDHPKRILIVEDDVDIANVLSLHLRDERYEVVHSADGNEGLRLLAQGNWDALILDLMLPGVDGLEICRRARAMTRYTPIIITSARASEVHRILGLELGADDYLAKPFSVLELVARVKALLRRVDAMAKDLRIDAGSLELGGLSIDPLTREASVDGRRIELTPREFDLLYFFARHPGKVFSRMDLLNAVWGYQHEGYEHTVNTHINRLRTKIEADPAQPSRILTVWGHGYKLAAGTQGGAP, encoded by the coding sequence ATGGATCACCCCAAGCGCATCCTGATCGTCGAAGACGACGTCGACATCGCCAACGTACTGAGCCTGCACCTGCGCGACGAGCGCTATGAAGTGGTGCACAGCGCCGACGGCAACGAAGGCCTGCGGCTGCTGGCGCAGGGCAACTGGGACGCGCTGATCCTCGACCTGATGCTGCCCGGCGTGGACGGGCTGGAGATCTGCCGGCGCGCCCGCGCCATGACGCGCTACACGCCGATCATCATCACCAGCGCGCGCGCCAGCGAAGTCCACCGCATCCTTGGCCTGGAACTTGGCGCCGACGACTACCTGGCCAAGCCGTTCTCGGTGCTCGAACTGGTGGCCCGCGTGAAGGCGCTGCTGCGGCGCGTGGATGCGATGGCCAAGGACCTGCGCATCGACGCGGGCAGCCTGGAGCTGGGCGGCCTGTCGATCGATCCGCTCACGCGCGAGGCCAGCGTGGACGGCCGGCGCATCGAGCTCACCCCGCGCGAGTTCGACCTGCTGTATTTCTTCGCCAGGCATCCCGGCAAGGTGTTCTCCCGCATGGACCTGCTCAACGCCGTCTGGGGTTATCAGCACGAGGGCTACGAACATACCGTCAACACCCATATCAACCGGCTGCGCACCAAGATCGAGGCCGATCCGGCACAGCCCAGCCGCATCCTGACCGTGTGGGGGCATGGCTACAAGCTCGCGGCGGGAACACAGGGAGGCGCGCCGTGA